From a single Brassica rapa cultivar Chiifu-401-42 chromosome A01, CAAS_Brap_v3.01, whole genome shotgun sequence genomic region:
- the LOC103858232 gene encoding probable lysine-specific demethylase JMJ14 isoform X2 produces MESSASPAAESKAMEVDSEKQSVKRDGSPGPDSTPPSPKVASPAAESLAMEVDSEKQEIKGDSSPEPDSEKQSIKGDRSPEPDSAPPSPKVSAKWNPLEACRPSVDDAPIFYPTNEDFEDPLAYIEKLRSRAELFGICRIVPPVAWKPPCPLKEKEIWEKSKFPTRIQLIDLLQNREPIQKSPKSKKRKRGRVSKVGYSRRRRGSGSDDDDSTEDAEGKFGFQTGPDFTLEEFQKYDEEFKESYFQLENGSKASENKKFKPKVKDIEGEYWRIVEQATDEVEVYYGADLETKKFGSGFPKYSPDSRKSLEEHQYSTSGWNLNNLSRLPGSVLSFERCDISGVIVPWLYVGMCFSTFCWHVEDHHLYSLNYLHTGDPKVWYGIPGSHAASFENAMKKLLPDLFEEQPDLLHQLVTQLSPSILKEQGIPVYRAVQRSGEFILTFPKAYHSGFNCGFNCAEAVNVAPVDWLVHGQDAVEGYSKQRRKSSLSHDKLLLGAAMEAIYYLWELAVTRKKTPVIARWKRVCSEDGLLTKAVKKRVEMEAERLNQLGDSYSVVKMEGDFDIKRERECFLCFYDLHMSASSCKCSPNRFACLTHAKDLCSCESKDRFVLLRHTLDELRSLVRALEGYPDAIEAWARISREHNPSRQQSAKEALDFKSSTSGSKSRGSSKTQLQNNLQLGSEGLQSDKEVKLKQDGDQDVHGITTKSDEKKIAVKSQNPHSVSDVGCSEPDAATNRLSHSVELLKSGSLVVKKQWCSKQAIYSKGFKSRVKFISVLDPTKLTNYISEVLDAGLAGPLFRVSLEECPSENFSNVSAEKCWQMVIQRLKLEIIKRCDQPASSLTALQALESIGLEMFGFLSPHVIQALEALDPKHQLEEYWNQKTAKVFGVELTKEGEKDNDDKEKGGASDPSMDRDTRLLRGLLKKATPEELAMMHGLLCGETRNTELQEELSSLVDKMEKSP; encoded by the exons ATGGAGAGTTCTGCATCTCCAGCAGCAGAGTCTAAGGCTATGGAG gttgATTCTGAGAAACAATCGGTTAAAAGAGATGGTAGCCCTGGGCCGGACTCTACTCCTCCTAGTCCGAAA GTTGCATCTCCTGCAGCAGAGTCTTTGGCTATGGAG GTTGATTCTGAGAAACAAGAGATTAAAGGAGATAGTAGCCCTGAGCCTGATTCTGAGAAACAATCGATTAAAGGAGATAGGAGCCCTGAACCTGACTCTGCTCCTCCTAGTCCTAAA gTATCTGCTAAATGGAATCCATTAGAAGCTTGCAGGCCTTCGGTTGATGATGCTCCCATATTCTATCCCACTAATGAG GACTTTGAAGATCCACTTGCTTACATAGAGAAGCTGCGCAGTAGAGCAGAACTATTCGGCATATGTAGAATTGTACCACCCGTTGCGTGGAAACCTCCCTGTCCTCTGAAGGAAAAAGAAATATGGGAGAAGTCCAAGTTCCCCACTCGGATTCAGCTGATTGACTTGCTTCAAAACAGAGAACCGATTCAAAAGTCTCCCAAAAGCAAGAAGCGAAAACGGGGAAGAGTCTCTAAAGTTGGAtactcaagaagaagaagaggttcAGGCAGCGATGATGATGATTCCACTGAAGATGCTGAAGGGAAATTTGGTTTCCAGACTGGGCCAGATTTTACACTTGAAGAGTTTCAGAAGTATGATGAAGAATTTAAGGAATCTTATTTTCAGTTAGAGAATGGTTCCAAAGCGTCTGAAAATAAGAAGTTTAAACCTAAGGTTAAGGATATCGAAGGCGAGTATTGGCGGATAGTGGAGCAAGCAACTGATGAAGTAGAG GTGTACTATGGAGCTGACTTGGAAACGAAGAAATTTGGAAGTGGTTTCCCCAAGTATTCACCAGATTCTCGTAAAAGTTTAGAAGAACATCAATACTCTACAAGTGGCTGGAACCTAAACAATTTATCGCGTCTCCCTGGATCTGTTTTATCTTTTGAGAGGTGCGACATCTCAGGAGTTATTGTGCCATGGCTTTATGTTGGAATGTGCTTTTCAACTTTTTGTTGG CATGTTGAAGATCATCACCTTTATTCCTTGAACTACTTACACACGGGTGATCCAAAAGTTTGGTATGGGATCCCTGGAAGCCATGCTGCGTCCTTTGAAAACGCAATGAAAAAACTTCTTCCAGATTTGTTTGAAGAACAGCCTGACTTGCTACATCAACTG GTCACCCAGTTATCTCCAAGCATCTTAAAAGAGCAGGGAATACCTGTCTATCGAGCTGTCCAGCGCAGTGGAGAGTTCATTCTAACCTTCCCCAAGGCCTACCACTCTGGGTTCAACTGTGGTTTCAACTGTGCGGAAGCAGTGAATGTTGCACCAGTTGATTGGCTGGTTCATGGACAGGATGCAGTGGAAGGATATAGCAAGCAGCGGCGAAAGAGCTCATTGTCGCATGACAAGCTGCTTCTTGGAGCAGCTATGGAAGCTATTTATTATCTCTGGGAGCTGGCAGTTACAAGGAAGAAGACCCCTGTGATTGCGAGGTGGAAAAGAGTTTGTAGTGAGGATGGATTGCTTACGAAGGCAGTCAAG AAGCGGGTGGAGATGGAGGCAGAAAGACTAAATCAACTTGGGGATAGTTATAGCGTGGTGAAGATGGAGGGTGATTTTGACattaagagagaaagagagtgctTCTTGTGCTTCTATGATTTGCATATGTCTGCTTCAAGCTGCAAGTGTTCCCCCAACCGATTTGCGTGTCTTACCCACGCTAAGGATCTCTGTTCATGTGAAAGCAAGGATAGATTTGTTCTTCTTCGTCATACTCTGGATGAGTTACGGTCTCTGGTCAGAGCTCTAGAAGGGTATCCCGATGCCATAGAAGCTTGGGCACGTATAAGCCGTGAACATAATCCTTCACGGCAGCAGAGCGCAAAAGAAGCATTGGATTTCAAGAGCAGCACCTCCGGTTCAAAGAGTCGTGGTTCATCGAAAACACAGCTACAAAACAATCTCCAGTTAGGCTCTGAAGGCTTACAAAGTGATAAGGAAGTTAAGTTGAAACAAGATGGTGATCAAGATGTACATGGCATCACTACTAAGTCTGATGAGAAGAAGATTGCGGTTAAATCTCAAAACCCACATTCGGTTTCAGATGTAGGGTGTAGCGAGCCAGATGCCGCAACCAATAGGTTGAGTCACTCTGTTGAGCTTTTGAAGTCTGGATCTCTTGTTGTTAAGAAGCAGTGGTGCAGTAAGCAAGCCATCTACTCAAAAG GATTCAAGAGCCGTGTTAAGTTCATAAGCGTGCTTGATCCAACAAAACTAACTAACTACATCTCCGAGGTTCTGGATGCAGGGCTTGCTGGTCCACTGTTCAGG gtGTCACTAGAAGAATGCCCCAGCGAGAACTTCTCGAATGTATCAGCTGAGAAGTGCTGGCAAATGGTGATACAAAGGCTTAAACTCGAAATCATCAAGAGATGTGATCAACCAGCTAGCTCCTTGACCGCTTTACAGGCTTTGGAGAGTATTGGACTTGAAATGTTTGGCTTTCTCTCACCGCACGTTATTCAG GCGCTTGAGGCTCTCGATCCAAAGCATCAGTTGGAGGAGTATTGGAACCAAAAAACAGCGAAAGTGTTTGGTGTTGAACTCACAAAGGAAGGAGAAAAGGATAATGATGATAAAGAGAAAGGAGGGGCTTCAGATCCCTCAATGGACAGGGACACAAGGCTTCTGCGTGGACTGTTGAAGAAGGCGACACCGGAAGAGCTAGCAATGATGCATGGACTTCTATGTGGTGAGACACGCAACACCGAGCTCCAGGAAGAGCTCTCCTCTTTGGTGGATAAGATGGAGAAAAGTCCTTGA
- the LOC103858232 gene encoding probable lysine-specific demethylase JMJ14 isoform X4 encodes MESSASPAAESKAMEVDSEKQSVKRDGSPGPDSTPPSPKKVASPAAESLAMEVDSEKQSIKGDRSPEPDSAPPSPKVSAKWNPLEACRPSVDDAPIFYPTNEDFEDPLAYIEKLRSRAELFGICRIVPPVAWKPPCPLKEKEIWEKSKFPTRIQLIDLLQNREPIQKSPKSKKRKRGRVSKVGYSRRRRGSGSDDDDSTEDAEGKFGFQTGPDFTLEEFQKYDEEFKESYFQLENGSKASENKKFKPKVKDIEGEYWRIVEQATDEVEVYYGADLETKKFGSGFPKYSPDSRKSLEEHQYSTSGWNLNNLSRLPGSVLSFERCDISGVIVPWLYVGMCFSTFCWHVEDHHLYSLNYLHTGDPKVWYGIPGSHAASFENAMKKLLPDLFEEQPDLLHQLVTQLSPSILKEQGIPVYRAVQRSGEFILTFPKAYHSGFNCGFNCAEAVNVAPVDWLVHGQDAVEGYSKQRRKSSLSHDKLLLGAAMEAIYYLWELAVTRKKTPVIARWKRVCSEDGLLTKAVKKRVEMEAERLNQLGDSYSVVKMEGDFDIKRERECFLCFYDLHMSASSCKCSPNRFACLTHAKDLCSCESKDRFVLLRHTLDELRSLVRALEGYPDAIEAWARISREHNPSRQQSAKEALDFKSSTSGSKSRGSSKTQLQNNLQLGSEGLQSDKEVKLKQDGDQDVHGITTKSDEKKIAVKSQNPHSVSDVGCSEPDAATNRLSHSVELLKSGSLVVKKQWCSKQAIYSKGFKSRVKFISVLDPTKLTNYISEVLDAGLAGPLFRVSLEECPSENFSNVSAEKCWQMVIQRLKLEIIKRCDQPASSLTALQALESIGLEMFGFLSPHVIQALEALDPKHQLEEYWNQKTAKVFGVELTKEGEKDNDDKEKGGASDPSMDRDTRLLRGLLKKATPEELAMMHGLLCGETRNTELQEELSSLVDKMEKSP; translated from the exons ATGGAGAGTTCTGCATCTCCAGCAGCAGAGTCTAAGGCTATGGAG gttgATTCTGAGAAACAATCGGTTAAAAGAGATGGTAGCCCTGGGCCGGACTCTACTCCTCCTAGTCCGAAA AAGGTTGCATCTCCTGCAGCAGAGTCTTTGGCTATGGAGGT TGATTCTGAGAAACAATCGATTAAAGGAGATAGGAGCCCTGAACCTGACTCTGCTCCTCCTAGTCCTAAA gTATCTGCTAAATGGAATCCATTAGAAGCTTGCAGGCCTTCGGTTGATGATGCTCCCATATTCTATCCCACTAATGAG GACTTTGAAGATCCACTTGCTTACATAGAGAAGCTGCGCAGTAGAGCAGAACTATTCGGCATATGTAGAATTGTACCACCCGTTGCGTGGAAACCTCCCTGTCCTCTGAAGGAAAAAGAAATATGGGAGAAGTCCAAGTTCCCCACTCGGATTCAGCTGATTGACTTGCTTCAAAACAGAGAACCGATTCAAAAGTCTCCCAAAAGCAAGAAGCGAAAACGGGGAAGAGTCTCTAAAGTTGGAtactcaagaagaagaagaggttcAGGCAGCGATGATGATGATTCCACTGAAGATGCTGAAGGGAAATTTGGTTTCCAGACTGGGCCAGATTTTACACTTGAAGAGTTTCAGAAGTATGATGAAGAATTTAAGGAATCTTATTTTCAGTTAGAGAATGGTTCCAAAGCGTCTGAAAATAAGAAGTTTAAACCTAAGGTTAAGGATATCGAAGGCGAGTATTGGCGGATAGTGGAGCAAGCAACTGATGAAGTAGAG GTGTACTATGGAGCTGACTTGGAAACGAAGAAATTTGGAAGTGGTTTCCCCAAGTATTCACCAGATTCTCGTAAAAGTTTAGAAGAACATCAATACTCTACAAGTGGCTGGAACCTAAACAATTTATCGCGTCTCCCTGGATCTGTTTTATCTTTTGAGAGGTGCGACATCTCAGGAGTTATTGTGCCATGGCTTTATGTTGGAATGTGCTTTTCAACTTTTTGTTGG CATGTTGAAGATCATCACCTTTATTCCTTGAACTACTTACACACGGGTGATCCAAAAGTTTGGTATGGGATCCCTGGAAGCCATGCTGCGTCCTTTGAAAACGCAATGAAAAAACTTCTTCCAGATTTGTTTGAAGAACAGCCTGACTTGCTACATCAACTG GTCACCCAGTTATCTCCAAGCATCTTAAAAGAGCAGGGAATACCTGTCTATCGAGCTGTCCAGCGCAGTGGAGAGTTCATTCTAACCTTCCCCAAGGCCTACCACTCTGGGTTCAACTGTGGTTTCAACTGTGCGGAAGCAGTGAATGTTGCACCAGTTGATTGGCTGGTTCATGGACAGGATGCAGTGGAAGGATATAGCAAGCAGCGGCGAAAGAGCTCATTGTCGCATGACAAGCTGCTTCTTGGAGCAGCTATGGAAGCTATTTATTATCTCTGGGAGCTGGCAGTTACAAGGAAGAAGACCCCTGTGATTGCGAGGTGGAAAAGAGTTTGTAGTGAGGATGGATTGCTTACGAAGGCAGTCAAG AAGCGGGTGGAGATGGAGGCAGAAAGACTAAATCAACTTGGGGATAGTTATAGCGTGGTGAAGATGGAGGGTGATTTTGACattaagagagaaagagagtgctTCTTGTGCTTCTATGATTTGCATATGTCTGCTTCAAGCTGCAAGTGTTCCCCCAACCGATTTGCGTGTCTTACCCACGCTAAGGATCTCTGTTCATGTGAAAGCAAGGATAGATTTGTTCTTCTTCGTCATACTCTGGATGAGTTACGGTCTCTGGTCAGAGCTCTAGAAGGGTATCCCGATGCCATAGAAGCTTGGGCACGTATAAGCCGTGAACATAATCCTTCACGGCAGCAGAGCGCAAAAGAAGCATTGGATTTCAAGAGCAGCACCTCCGGTTCAAAGAGTCGTGGTTCATCGAAAACACAGCTACAAAACAATCTCCAGTTAGGCTCTGAAGGCTTACAAAGTGATAAGGAAGTTAAGTTGAAACAAGATGGTGATCAAGATGTACATGGCATCACTACTAAGTCTGATGAGAAGAAGATTGCGGTTAAATCTCAAAACCCACATTCGGTTTCAGATGTAGGGTGTAGCGAGCCAGATGCCGCAACCAATAGGTTGAGTCACTCTGTTGAGCTTTTGAAGTCTGGATCTCTTGTTGTTAAGAAGCAGTGGTGCAGTAAGCAAGCCATCTACTCAAAAG GATTCAAGAGCCGTGTTAAGTTCATAAGCGTGCTTGATCCAACAAAACTAACTAACTACATCTCCGAGGTTCTGGATGCAGGGCTTGCTGGTCCACTGTTCAGG gtGTCACTAGAAGAATGCCCCAGCGAGAACTTCTCGAATGTATCAGCTGAGAAGTGCTGGCAAATGGTGATACAAAGGCTTAAACTCGAAATCATCAAGAGATGTGATCAACCAGCTAGCTCCTTGACCGCTTTACAGGCTTTGGAGAGTATTGGACTTGAAATGTTTGGCTTTCTCTCACCGCACGTTATTCAG GCGCTTGAGGCTCTCGATCCAAAGCATCAGTTGGAGGAGTATTGGAACCAAAAAACAGCGAAAGTGTTTGGTGTTGAACTCACAAAGGAAGGAGAAAAGGATAATGATGATAAAGAGAAAGGAGGGGCTTCAGATCCCTCAATGGACAGGGACACAAGGCTTCTGCGTGGACTGTTGAAGAAGGCGACACCGGAAGAGCTAGCAATGATGCATGGACTTCTATGTGGTGAGACACGCAACACCGAGCTCCAGGAAGAGCTCTCCTCTTTGGTGGATAAGATGGAGAAAAGTCCTTGA
- the LOC103858232 gene encoding probable lysine-specific demethylase JMJ14 isoform X5, translated as MESSASPAAESKAMEVDSEKQSVKRDGSPGPDSTPPSPKVASPAAESLAMEVDSEKQSIKGDRSPEPDSAPPSPKVSAKWNPLEACRPSVDDAPIFYPTNEDFEDPLAYIEKLRSRAELFGICRIVPPVAWKPPCPLKEKEIWEKSKFPTRIQLIDLLQNREPIQKSPKSKKRKRGRVSKVGYSRRRRGSGSDDDDSTEDAEGKFGFQTGPDFTLEEFQKYDEEFKESYFQLENGSKASENKKFKPKVKDIEGEYWRIVEQATDEVEVYYGADLETKKFGSGFPKYSPDSRKSLEEHQYSTSGWNLNNLSRLPGSVLSFERCDISGVIVPWLYVGMCFSTFCWHVEDHHLYSLNYLHTGDPKVWYGIPGSHAASFENAMKKLLPDLFEEQPDLLHQLVTQLSPSILKEQGIPVYRAVQRSGEFILTFPKAYHSGFNCGFNCAEAVNVAPVDWLVHGQDAVEGYSKQRRKSSLSHDKLLLGAAMEAIYYLWELAVTRKKTPVIARWKRVCSEDGLLTKAVKKRVEMEAERLNQLGDSYSVVKMEGDFDIKRERECFLCFYDLHMSASSCKCSPNRFACLTHAKDLCSCESKDRFVLLRHTLDELRSLVRALEGYPDAIEAWARISREHNPSRQQSAKEALDFKSSTSGSKSRGSSKTQLQNNLQLGSEGLQSDKEVKLKQDGDQDVHGITTKSDEKKIAVKSQNPHSVSDVGCSEPDAATNRLSHSVELLKSGSLVVKKQWCSKQAIYSKGFKSRVKFISVLDPTKLTNYISEVLDAGLAGPLFRVSLEECPSENFSNVSAEKCWQMVIQRLKLEIIKRCDQPASSLTALQALESIGLEMFGFLSPHVIQALEALDPKHQLEEYWNQKTAKVFGVELTKEGEKDNDDKEKGGASDPSMDRDTRLLRGLLKKATPEELAMMHGLLCGETRNTELQEELSSLVDKMEKSP; from the exons ATGGAGAGTTCTGCATCTCCAGCAGCAGAGTCTAAGGCTATGGAG gttgATTCTGAGAAACAATCGGTTAAAAGAGATGGTAGCCCTGGGCCGGACTCTACTCCTCCTAGTCCGAAA GTTGCATCTCCTGCAGCAGAGTCTTTGGCTATGGAGGT TGATTCTGAGAAACAATCGATTAAAGGAGATAGGAGCCCTGAACCTGACTCTGCTCCTCCTAGTCCTAAA gTATCTGCTAAATGGAATCCATTAGAAGCTTGCAGGCCTTCGGTTGATGATGCTCCCATATTCTATCCCACTAATGAG GACTTTGAAGATCCACTTGCTTACATAGAGAAGCTGCGCAGTAGAGCAGAACTATTCGGCATATGTAGAATTGTACCACCCGTTGCGTGGAAACCTCCCTGTCCTCTGAAGGAAAAAGAAATATGGGAGAAGTCCAAGTTCCCCACTCGGATTCAGCTGATTGACTTGCTTCAAAACAGAGAACCGATTCAAAAGTCTCCCAAAAGCAAGAAGCGAAAACGGGGAAGAGTCTCTAAAGTTGGAtactcaagaagaagaagaggttcAGGCAGCGATGATGATGATTCCACTGAAGATGCTGAAGGGAAATTTGGTTTCCAGACTGGGCCAGATTTTACACTTGAAGAGTTTCAGAAGTATGATGAAGAATTTAAGGAATCTTATTTTCAGTTAGAGAATGGTTCCAAAGCGTCTGAAAATAAGAAGTTTAAACCTAAGGTTAAGGATATCGAAGGCGAGTATTGGCGGATAGTGGAGCAAGCAACTGATGAAGTAGAG GTGTACTATGGAGCTGACTTGGAAACGAAGAAATTTGGAAGTGGTTTCCCCAAGTATTCACCAGATTCTCGTAAAAGTTTAGAAGAACATCAATACTCTACAAGTGGCTGGAACCTAAACAATTTATCGCGTCTCCCTGGATCTGTTTTATCTTTTGAGAGGTGCGACATCTCAGGAGTTATTGTGCCATGGCTTTATGTTGGAATGTGCTTTTCAACTTTTTGTTGG CATGTTGAAGATCATCACCTTTATTCCTTGAACTACTTACACACGGGTGATCCAAAAGTTTGGTATGGGATCCCTGGAAGCCATGCTGCGTCCTTTGAAAACGCAATGAAAAAACTTCTTCCAGATTTGTTTGAAGAACAGCCTGACTTGCTACATCAACTG GTCACCCAGTTATCTCCAAGCATCTTAAAAGAGCAGGGAATACCTGTCTATCGAGCTGTCCAGCGCAGTGGAGAGTTCATTCTAACCTTCCCCAAGGCCTACCACTCTGGGTTCAACTGTGGTTTCAACTGTGCGGAAGCAGTGAATGTTGCACCAGTTGATTGGCTGGTTCATGGACAGGATGCAGTGGAAGGATATAGCAAGCAGCGGCGAAAGAGCTCATTGTCGCATGACAAGCTGCTTCTTGGAGCAGCTATGGAAGCTATTTATTATCTCTGGGAGCTGGCAGTTACAAGGAAGAAGACCCCTGTGATTGCGAGGTGGAAAAGAGTTTGTAGTGAGGATGGATTGCTTACGAAGGCAGTCAAG AAGCGGGTGGAGATGGAGGCAGAAAGACTAAATCAACTTGGGGATAGTTATAGCGTGGTGAAGATGGAGGGTGATTTTGACattaagagagaaagagagtgctTCTTGTGCTTCTATGATTTGCATATGTCTGCTTCAAGCTGCAAGTGTTCCCCCAACCGATTTGCGTGTCTTACCCACGCTAAGGATCTCTGTTCATGTGAAAGCAAGGATAGATTTGTTCTTCTTCGTCATACTCTGGATGAGTTACGGTCTCTGGTCAGAGCTCTAGAAGGGTATCCCGATGCCATAGAAGCTTGGGCACGTATAAGCCGTGAACATAATCCTTCACGGCAGCAGAGCGCAAAAGAAGCATTGGATTTCAAGAGCAGCACCTCCGGTTCAAAGAGTCGTGGTTCATCGAAAACACAGCTACAAAACAATCTCCAGTTAGGCTCTGAAGGCTTACAAAGTGATAAGGAAGTTAAGTTGAAACAAGATGGTGATCAAGATGTACATGGCATCACTACTAAGTCTGATGAGAAGAAGATTGCGGTTAAATCTCAAAACCCACATTCGGTTTCAGATGTAGGGTGTAGCGAGCCAGATGCCGCAACCAATAGGTTGAGTCACTCTGTTGAGCTTTTGAAGTCTGGATCTCTTGTTGTTAAGAAGCAGTGGTGCAGTAAGCAAGCCATCTACTCAAAAG GATTCAAGAGCCGTGTTAAGTTCATAAGCGTGCTTGATCCAACAAAACTAACTAACTACATCTCCGAGGTTCTGGATGCAGGGCTTGCTGGTCCACTGTTCAGG gtGTCACTAGAAGAATGCCCCAGCGAGAACTTCTCGAATGTATCAGCTGAGAAGTGCTGGCAAATGGTGATACAAAGGCTTAAACTCGAAATCATCAAGAGATGTGATCAACCAGCTAGCTCCTTGACCGCTTTACAGGCTTTGGAGAGTATTGGACTTGAAATGTTTGGCTTTCTCTCACCGCACGTTATTCAG GCGCTTGAGGCTCTCGATCCAAAGCATCAGTTGGAGGAGTATTGGAACCAAAAAACAGCGAAAGTGTTTGGTGTTGAACTCACAAAGGAAGGAGAAAAGGATAATGATGATAAAGAGAAAGGAGGGGCTTCAGATCCCTCAATGGACAGGGACACAAGGCTTCTGCGTGGACTGTTGAAGAAGGCGACACCGGAAGAGCTAGCAATGATGCATGGACTTCTATGTGGTGAGACACGCAACACCGAGCTCCAGGAAGAGCTCTCCTCTTTGGTGGATAAGATGGAGAAAAGTCCTTGA